Proteins co-encoded in one Pseudarthrobacter chlorophenolicus A6 genomic window:
- a CDS encoding carbohydrate ABC transporter permease, translated as MSTTPARTVRTGRTPAAAIPRTGSRPKRHYGTHIFLLVMAVMWLIPLGWSLYTALRPVTSTNEHGYFSFAGDFNFDNFAQAWTQGGFATYFWNSVIITVPAVLLTLFLASLMAFAVSRVSWKFNITLLIMFTAGNLLPPQVLAAPLFEMAKHFEVPYSFSDSGNMLNTYIVVIAVNTAFQMGFCTFVLSNYMKALSADLTEAALVDGAGIWRQYREIIMPLCRPAFAALGTLQVIFIYNDYFWPLIFIQSGNRLPITTAINNLQGEFLSNYNLLAAGAVITVIPTLVIYLLLQRQFVAGLTLGSSKG; from the coding sequence ATGAGCACCACCCCAGCACGCACGGTCCGGACCGGCCGGACCCCGGCCGCTGCCATACCGCGGACCGGCAGCAGGCCCAAGCGCCACTACGGCACGCACATCTTCCTGCTGGTCATGGCCGTGATGTGGCTGATTCCCCTGGGCTGGTCGCTGTACACGGCGCTCCGGCCGGTGACTTCAACCAACGAACACGGGTACTTCAGCTTCGCCGGTGACTTCAACTTCGATAATTTTGCGCAGGCCTGGACCCAGGGCGGGTTCGCCACGTACTTCTGGAACTCCGTCATCATCACCGTCCCCGCCGTGCTGCTGACCCTGTTCCTGGCGTCCCTCATGGCCTTTGCCGTCAGCCGGGTGAGCTGGAAGTTCAACATCACCCTGCTCATCATGTTCACCGCCGGCAACCTGCTGCCCCCGCAGGTCCTTGCCGCGCCGCTGTTCGAAATGGCCAAGCACTTCGAAGTGCCCTATTCGTTCAGCGATTCCGGAAACATGCTGAACACCTACATCGTCGTCATCGCCGTCAACACCGCCTTCCAGATGGGTTTCTGCACGTTCGTGCTGTCCAACTACATGAAGGCCCTCTCGGCAGACCTGACGGAGGCGGCGCTGGTGGACGGCGCCGGCATCTGGCGGCAGTACCGGGAAATCATCATGCCGCTCTGCCGGCCGGCCTTCGCGGCGCTGGGCACCCTCCAGGTCATCTTCATCTACAACGACTACTTCTGGCCCCTGATCTTCATCCAGAGCGGCAACCGGCTCCCGATCACTACTGCCATCAACAACCTGCAGGGCGAGTTCCTGAGCAACTACAACCTCCTGGCGGCGGGGGCGGTGATCACCGTCATCCCCACGCTGGTGATCTACCTGCTCCTGCAGCGGCAGTTTGTTGCGGGCCTGACTCTTGGTTCCAGCAAGGGGTAG
- a CDS encoding LacI family DNA-binding transcriptional regulator, giving the protein MYSMTTSGVPGPRGPVTRKDVARFAGVSTAVVSYVVNGGPKRVAPATEAKVQDAIRRLGYRPNAAARALKLGSSETIGLVIPDNSNPFFSLLAHAVEEAAAERGYALVLTNSDGNVAKERRNVRNLAARQVDGVIVSSVLMEPGAADFESAEVPVVLLNHSAEAPGFNSVGVDLVAGARAAVEHLIGHGHTSIALAMGTNTGNYYDGREEGWLQALAAAGLPEGPIVRTPFTREGGYAAGRRLLAGAERPTAIFATSDLQAVGILRALHEAGLSVPEDMALASFDGSAEAEYSWPPLTTVRQPAQAMAEAAVNALIGTGRGNTPEHLIFPADLQVRQSCGCP; this is encoded by the coding sequence ATGTACTCCATGACCACTTCGGGTGTGCCGGGGCCCCGGGGGCCTGTGACGCGTAAGGATGTTGCGCGGTTTGCCGGTGTCAGTACTGCGGTGGTGAGTTATGTGGTCAATGGTGGTCCGAAGCGGGTGGCGCCGGCTACTGAGGCGAAGGTCCAGGATGCCATCCGGCGGTTGGGGTACCGGCCCAATGCTGCGGCGCGGGCGTTGAAGCTGGGCTCGAGTGAGACGATCGGGCTGGTCATTCCGGATAACAGCAACCCGTTCTTTTCGTTGCTGGCCCATGCGGTGGAGGAAGCAGCGGCGGAGCGGGGGTATGCCCTGGTGCTGACCAATTCGGACGGGAACGTGGCCAAGGAGCGCCGGAACGTCCGCAACCTTGCGGCCCGGCAGGTGGACGGGGTGATCGTCTCAAGTGTGCTGATGGAGCCCGGCGCGGCGGACTTCGAGTCCGCGGAAGTCCCCGTGGTGTTGTTGAACCACAGTGCGGAGGCGCCGGGGTTCAACAGTGTGGGGGTAGACCTGGTGGCCGGTGCGCGGGCTGCGGTGGAGCACCTGATCGGCCACGGGCACACCAGCATCGCGTTGGCGATGGGAACGAATACCGGCAATTACTATGACGGCCGTGAGGAGGGCTGGCTGCAGGCCCTGGCCGCTGCCGGCCTGCCGGAGGGGCCCATTGTGCGGACCCCGTTCACCCGGGAGGGCGGCTACGCAGCGGGCAGGCGCCTGCTGGCCGGAGCGGAGCGGCCCACGGCGATTTTTGCGACGTCGGACCTGCAGGCCGTGGGGATCCTGCGGGCCCTGCACGAGGCGGGCCTGTCCGTCCCGGAGGATATGGCGTTGGCGTCCTTCGACGGTTCGGCCGAGGCGGAGTACAGCTGGCCGCCCCTGACCACGGTCCGGCAACCGGCGCAAGCCATGGCCGAAGCCGCGGTCAACGCCCTCATCGGCACAGGCCGGGGCAACACACCCGAACACCTCATCTTCCCCGCCGACCTCCAGGTCCGCCAATCCTGCGGCTGCCCCTGA
- a CDS encoding transglycosylase domain-containing protein, whose product MATRKNPLFDTATTLGKILIFLGVSAVCGVLVAGLLVPAAAVSGSAASGSIEFFDTLPAELKVDPPNQTTRILAADGSEIASVYTENRTKVALDQISPFMKEAVIAVEDSRFYEHGGVDTTGILRALAATARGNKQGASTITQQYVNNVLNANLAAEGNEDQIKLNGVNKGVGDKLREMKLAIALEKEFSKDQILEGYLNIVFFNRDAYGIEAASRYFFSTSAKDLTLPQAALLAGLVNSPSAFDPITNPESSKQRRDLVLGLMLNQGKITKEEHDAAVATPVEPKVTQPKQGCAYASSAPYFCDYILHLLENNPAYGAEREERQRLIYGGGLTITTTLDPKAQAVAQEQVNASAGANPDKWGASLVSVQPNSGKIISMAQNTTFLPNQGFDSQLNFNVDQMDKDGNDLNGIGGFQPGSTMKPFTFAEWLNEGKSMNTVVNSAQRVYPLNFPWRNSCGKVTGGYSTAQKNAGLGTADDLQNAEPQWYRPLSVLEGLYNSINTVTFASAAQLDFCGIQKVVDAVGLHSGLPSADGSDPNPKIDMNLLGNLLGSTQTSPLTMASAFATFANDGKYCEAIAITSVTDATGKQLPAQSTNCRDAIKPEVARGVNYALEQVLNKGSGSLIRPRISTTTAFPIGAKTGTSNNNGSTWVVGHTTGLATATWFGDALGAQGRPGQNITVNGKFYQGIDGYMIAGPMFSNYMSQIAPGYGTDPFPAPPSNLVNGTTRSTTPATTAPQATQAPQAPSAPAASQPAPQPSNNGNGNGNGSGKD is encoded by the coding sequence ATGGCAACTCGTAAGAACCCCTTATTCGACACTGCCACCACCCTCGGAAAGATCCTCATTTTCCTTGGCGTGAGTGCTGTCTGCGGTGTCCTGGTGGCCGGCCTCCTGGTGCCGGCCGCTGCCGTATCGGGCAGCGCAGCGAGCGGTTCGATCGAGTTCTTCGACACCCTCCCGGCAGAACTGAAGGTCGATCCGCCCAACCAGACCACCCGGATCCTGGCCGCGGACGGCAGCGAGATTGCCAGCGTCTACACGGAAAACCGCACCAAGGTTGCCCTGGACCAGATCTCCCCGTTCATGAAGGAAGCCGTCATCGCAGTTGAGGACAGCCGCTTCTATGAGCACGGAGGCGTGGACACCACGGGTATCCTGCGTGCCTTGGCCGCCACAGCCCGCGGCAACAAGCAGGGCGCATCCACCATCACCCAGCAGTACGTGAACAACGTGCTGAACGCCAACCTCGCCGCCGAAGGCAACGAGGACCAGATCAAGCTCAATGGCGTTAACAAGGGCGTGGGCGACAAGCTCCGCGAGATGAAGCTGGCCATCGCCCTCGAAAAGGAGTTCAGCAAGGACCAGATCCTTGAGGGCTACCTCAACATCGTCTTCTTCAACCGCGACGCGTACGGCATTGAAGCCGCCTCGCGGTACTTCTTCAGCACCTCCGCCAAAGACCTGACGCTCCCCCAGGCGGCGCTCCTGGCCGGCCTGGTGAACAGCCCCTCCGCCTTCGATCCCATCACCAACCCGGAGAGCTCCAAGCAGCGCCGGGACCTGGTGCTTGGCCTGATGCTGAACCAGGGCAAGATCACCAAGGAAGAACACGACGCCGCAGTGGCCACCCCGGTGGAGCCCAAGGTTACCCAGCCCAAGCAGGGCTGTGCGTACGCTTCCTCCGCACCGTACTTCTGCGATTACATCCTGCACCTGCTGGAGAACAACCCGGCTTACGGTGCCGAGCGTGAAGAGCGCCAGCGCCTGATCTACGGCGGTGGCCTGACCATCACCACCACGCTTGATCCGAAGGCCCAGGCTGTCGCCCAGGAACAGGTCAACGCCTCCGCGGGCGCCAACCCGGACAAGTGGGGCGCCTCGCTGGTGTCCGTCCAGCCGAACTCGGGCAAGATCATTTCGATGGCCCAGAACACCACGTTCCTGCCGAACCAGGGGTTCGATTCGCAGTTGAACTTCAACGTGGACCAGATGGACAAGGACGGCAACGACCTCAACGGCATCGGAGGGTTCCAACCAGGGTCCACCATGAAGCCGTTCACGTTCGCGGAGTGGCTCAACGAAGGCAAGTCCATGAACACCGTGGTTAACTCCGCCCAGCGGGTGTACCCGTTGAACTTCCCGTGGCGTAACTCCTGCGGCAAGGTGACCGGCGGCTACAGCACGGCGCAGAAGAACGCGGGCCTGGGCACCGCAGATGACCTGCAGAACGCCGAGCCGCAGTGGTACCGGCCCCTGTCCGTTCTGGAAGGCCTCTACAACTCCATCAACACGGTCACGTTCGCTTCGGCCGCCCAGCTGGACTTCTGCGGCATCCAAAAGGTGGTTGACGCCGTAGGCCTGCACAGCGGCCTGCCGTCGGCTGACGGCTCGGATCCGAACCCGAAGATCGACATGAACCTGCTGGGCAACCTGTTGGGTTCCACCCAGACGTCGCCGCTGACCATGGCCAGCGCGTTCGCCACGTTCGCCAACGACGGCAAGTACTGCGAGGCCATTGCCATCACGTCCGTCACTGACGCGACGGGCAAGCAGTTGCCAGCGCAGTCCACCAACTGCCGTGACGCCATCAAGCCCGAGGTTGCCCGCGGCGTGAACTACGCACTGGAGCAGGTCCTTAACAAGGGTTCAGGTTCGCTGATTCGGCCCCGCATTTCCACTACCACGGCCTTCCCCATCGGCGCCAAGACGGGTACGTCCAACAACAACGGCTCCACTTGGGTGGTGGGCCACACCACCGGCCTCGCCACCGCCACCTGGTTCGGTGACGCTTTGGGCGCCCAGGGCCGCCCGGGCCAGAACATCACCGTCAACGGCAAGTTCTACCAGGGCATTGACGGGTACATGATCGCCGGGCCAATGTTCTCGAACTACATGTCCCAGATCGCCCCGGGCTACGGCACCGATCCGTTCCCGGCACCGCCGAGCAACCTGGTGAACGGCACCACCCGGAGCACCACTCCGGCCACCACTGCTCCGCAGGCCACGCAGGCACCGCAGGCACCATCCGCCCCTGCAGCAAGCCAGCCAGCTCCCCAGCCGAGCAACAACGGCAACGGGAATGGCAACGGCAGCGGGAAAGACTAG
- a CDS encoding RidA family protein: MSTPAEARTGAESAPVSAVEQRLAELGLTLPEVAAPVASYVPAVISGNHVYTSGQLPFINGKLEATGKVAAGAEAFADEPTVSPEDAQKYAAVCAVNALAAVKSVIGDLDRITRIVKVVGFVSSDPTFTGQPAVINGASELLGRVLGDAGQHARSAVGVAVLPLDSPVEVELIAEFS, translated from the coding sequence ATGAGCACCCCCGCAGAAGCCCGCACCGGCGCGGAATCAGCCCCAGTTTCAGCTGTCGAACAGCGCCTGGCCGAGCTCGGCCTGACGCTCCCCGAGGTTGCCGCCCCCGTGGCCTCCTACGTTCCCGCCGTCATCTCCGGCAACCACGTCTACACCTCCGGCCAGCTGCCGTTTATTAACGGCAAACTCGAAGCTACGGGCAAGGTGGCCGCCGGCGCCGAAGCGTTCGCCGACGAGCCCACGGTTTCGCCCGAAGACGCCCAGAAGTACGCCGCGGTGTGCGCCGTCAACGCCCTCGCCGCCGTCAAGAGCGTCATCGGCGACCTTGACCGGATCACCCGGATCGTCAAGGTTGTGGGATTCGTCTCCTCGGACCCCACCTTCACCGGGCAGCCCGCTGTGATCAACGGTGCCTCGGAACTGCTGGGCCGCGTCCTTGGCGACGCCGGCCAGCACGCCCGGTCCGCCGTCGGCGTTGCCGTCCTTCCCCTCGACTCCCCGGTGGAAGTCGAACTGATCGCCGAATTCAGCTAG
- a CDS encoding NUDIX hydrolase, with the protein MPQLARRLFALPEELVGAAQSWLEHGERTPRAARLASSVVLLRDSPNGLETWLAYRPGSSPLGVLAFPGGSLDTADDDPMGWLGPSPQHWAEQMGTDDVGLARRHVVGAIRELFEETGILLAGPDMSSTVEATSTIEWMRARVAVAEQEKTLAQVLDKRGLLLRTDLLKSLVNWRTPDFAHRRFDTRYFAATVPMGQEPTLLDGKGIWGRWVNAAQVIEGRNTTALGDEAGQENTVGRTLGKLLVPGSEIMLEKMASANGCIAYLSYKRKAHVYQPALVEEDGQLMLEVEAAKTTPGDPQRER; encoded by the coding sequence TTGCCACAGCTCGCCCGCCGCCTTTTTGCACTCCCCGAGGAACTTGTAGGAGCAGCACAAAGCTGGCTTGAACACGGCGAGCGGACGCCTCGGGCCGCGCGCCTTGCGTCCTCGGTTGTCCTGCTGCGGGATTCCCCCAACGGCCTGGAAACCTGGCTGGCTTACCGGCCGGGTTCCTCGCCGCTGGGGGTCCTCGCCTTCCCAGGCGGATCGCTGGACACGGCCGACGACGATCCCATGGGCTGGCTGGGCCCCTCACCCCAGCACTGGGCTGAGCAGATGGGAACGGACGACGTCGGGCTGGCACGCCGGCACGTGGTGGGCGCCATCCGCGAACTCTTCGAAGAGACCGGAATCCTGCTGGCCGGGCCGGACATGTCCAGTACCGTCGAGGCCACGTCCACCATCGAGTGGATGCGTGCCCGCGTTGCGGTGGCCGAACAGGAAAAGACCCTCGCCCAGGTCCTGGACAAGCGCGGCCTGCTGCTCCGGACCGACCTGTTGAAATCCCTGGTCAACTGGCGCACCCCGGACTTCGCGCACCGCCGGTTCGACACGCGCTATTTCGCCGCCACGGTCCCCATGGGACAGGAGCCCACGCTGCTGGACGGCAAAGGCATCTGGGGCCGCTGGGTCAACGCCGCGCAGGTCATCGAAGGACGCAACACCACGGCCCTCGGTGATGAAGCGGGGCAGGAGAACACCGTGGGCCGGACACTGGGCAAGCTCCTGGTGCCGGGCTCCGAGATCATGCTCGAGAAGATGGCCTCGGCCAACGGGTGCATCGCCTACCTCAGCTACAAGCGCAAGGCGCACGTCTACCAGCCGGCCCTGGTTGAAGAGGACGGGCAGCTGATGCTCGAGGTGGAAGCAGCCAAGACCACCCCCGGCGACCCCCAGCGCGAACGCTAG
- the aroQ gene encoding type II 3-dehydroquinate dehydratase, which yields MTEASTPDSGRGTILVINGPNLNLLGTREPEKYGTSTLADVEQLARSAAEAHGFAVECVQSNHEGVLLDVIHAARETAAGIVINAGAFTHTSVALRDALAAVQLPAVEVHITNVHQREEFRHHSYLSPVCAAVIVGAGVTGYRLAIDYLAETL from the coding sequence ATGACTGAAGCTTCCACCCCGGACAGCGGCCGCGGCACCATCCTGGTAATCAACGGCCCCAACCTGAACCTCCTAGGCACCCGGGAGCCCGAAAAGTACGGCACCTCGACCCTTGCCGACGTGGAACAGCTGGCACGCTCAGCAGCCGAGGCGCACGGGTTCGCGGTGGAGTGCGTCCAGTCCAACCACGAAGGCGTCCTGCTTGACGTCATCCACGCCGCGCGCGAAACAGCGGCAGGCATTGTCATCAACGCCGGCGCCTTCACCCACACCTCCGTGGCACTGCGTGACGCACTCGCCGCCGTGCAGCTTCCCGCCGTCGAGGTCCACATCACCAACGTGCACCAGCGCGAGGAATTCAGGCACCACTCCTACCTGTCGCCCGTGTGCGCCGCCGTCATCGTGGGCGCCGGCGTTACCGGGTACCGGCTGGCCATCGACTACCTGGCAGAGACCCTCTAG
- a CDS encoding DUF4177 domain-containing protein: MTKWEYATIPLIIHATKQILDQWGEDGWELVQVVTGPDGNGLVAYLKREKQ, encoded by the coding sequence ATGACCAAATGGGAGTACGCGACGATTCCGCTCATTATTCACGCCACGAAGCAGATCCTGGACCAGTGGGGAGAGGACGGCTGGGAGCTCGTCCAGGTCGTCACCGGACCTGACGGCAACGGACTGGTTGCCTACCTCAAGAGGGAGAAGCAGTAG
- a CDS encoding carbohydrate ABC transporter permease, whose product MSSTAQELIPPEAQEPGGGRIGRTKGGRVRRLTGRDKLVLSLMVGIPTLIELTLVWLPTLMSIGLSFTRWNGLDLADIRPAGTENYQYITQDYPPFWPAVQHNFMWLLFLALIATPLGLLLAVLLDQNIRGSKIYQSIFFAPVMLSLALIGIIWQLFYQRDNGLLNFILGTAGTPQAVDWFGDSSVNIWAAMIAATWRHAGYVMLLYLAGLKGVDPSLREAASIDGANAYQTFFRVVFPAMRPINIVIVVITIIESLRAFDVVYVINRGTNGLEMLSALVIQNLVGEGQVIGVGSALAVVLLVISLVPIVFYLSRTFGKEDRA is encoded by the coding sequence ATGAGCAGCACCGCGCAAGAACTGATCCCGCCGGAGGCGCAGGAACCCGGCGGCGGCCGGATCGGCAGGACCAAGGGCGGCCGGGTCCGGCGCCTGACCGGCCGGGACAAACTGGTCCTGTCGCTGATGGTGGGTATCCCCACCCTGATTGAGCTGACCCTGGTGTGGCTGCCGACGCTGATGTCCATCGGGCTCAGCTTCACCCGGTGGAACGGGCTTGACCTGGCCGATATCCGGCCCGCCGGCACCGAAAACTACCAGTACATCACCCAGGACTACCCGCCCTTCTGGCCGGCCGTCCAGCACAACTTCATGTGGCTCCTCTTCCTGGCCCTGATCGCCACGCCGCTCGGCCTGCTGCTGGCGGTGCTGCTGGACCAAAACATCCGCGGCAGCAAGATCTACCAGAGCATCTTCTTCGCTCCCGTGATGCTCTCCCTGGCACTCATCGGCATCATCTGGCAGCTGTTCTACCAGCGAGACAACGGCCTCCTGAACTTCATCCTCGGCACCGCCGGGACTCCCCAGGCGGTGGACTGGTTCGGCGACTCGTCCGTGAACATCTGGGCTGCCATGATCGCGGCCACGTGGCGGCACGCCGGCTACGTCATGCTCCTGTATTTGGCAGGCCTGAAGGGTGTGGACCCCAGCCTGCGGGAGGCAGCCTCCATTGACGGCGCCAACGCCTACCAGACCTTCTTCCGGGTGGTGTTCCCGGCGATGCGCCCCATCAACATCGTCATCGTGGTGATCACCATCATTGAATCCCTGCGGGCCTTTGACGTGGTCTACGTCATCAACCGCGGCACCAACGGCCTGGAGATGCTCAGCGCCCTGGTGATCCAGAACCTCGTGGGAGAAGGCCAGGTGATCGGCGTCGGCTCAGCCCTGGCTGTGGTGCTGCTGGTCATCTCCCTTGTCCCCATCGTCTTCTACCTCAGCCGCACCTTTGGCAAGGAGGACAGAGCATGA
- a CDS encoding DeoR/GlpR family DNA-binding transcription regulator, with the protein MLPAARHQAIVDVVQRERVVRVSDLAQQLGVSLMTVRRDIELLEEGGKLERIHGGAKLPGDASTHEPGFEQKSTQLTAEKRAIAVEAAALVQEGMAVGLSAGTTTWALAKELVNGPPITVVTNSVRIADLFHHAASTGPARYSSTVILIGGQRTPSDALVGPIATSALKQLHLDLLFLGVHGMDSAAGFTTPNLLEAETDRAFVSAARRTVVLADHTKWGVLGISSIASLDDVDEVISDSGLGSDAQRVLQDRVGRLRLAPALGQSA; encoded by the coding sequence ATGCTCCCCGCAGCACGCCACCAGGCAATAGTGGACGTCGTCCAGCGCGAACGGGTTGTCCGCGTCTCGGACCTCGCCCAGCAACTGGGCGTCTCGCTGATGACGGTCCGCCGGGACATCGAACTGCTGGAGGAGGGCGGCAAGCTGGAGCGCATCCACGGCGGCGCCAAGCTGCCCGGCGATGCCAGCACCCACGAGCCCGGCTTCGAGCAGAAGTCCACCCAGCTGACAGCGGAGAAGCGCGCCATTGCGGTGGAAGCGGCGGCGCTGGTCCAGGAAGGGATGGCCGTGGGGTTGAGCGCCGGGACCACCACCTGGGCGCTTGCCAAGGAACTGGTCAACGGCCCGCCCATTACGGTGGTCACCAACTCGGTGCGCATCGCCGACCTGTTCCACCACGCCGCGTCCACGGGCCCGGCCCGCTACAGCTCAACGGTGATCCTGATCGGCGGCCAGCGCACGCCCTCGGACGCACTGGTAGGGCCCATCGCCACGAGCGCGCTCAAGCAACTCCACCTGGACCTGCTGTTCCTCGGCGTCCACGGCATGGACTCGGCGGCCGGCTTCACCACCCCCAACCTCCTGGAAGCCGAGACGGACCGGGCCTTCGTGTCCGCAGCCCGCAGGACGGTTGTGCTGGCGGACCACACCAAATGGGGTGTGCTGGGCATCAGTTCCATTGCGTCGCTGGACGACGTGGACGAGGTCATCAGCGATTCCGGCCTCGGTTCCGATGCGCAGCGCGTCCTGCAGGACAGGGTTGGCAGGCTGCGGCTGGCGCCGGCCCTGGGCCAGTCAGCCTGA
- a CDS encoding Crp/Fnr family transcriptional regulator — protein MDIEVLRRAPLFATLDDDAFRLLTDELTEVDLSRGASVFREGDQGDQLYFIVSGKVKLGRTSPDGRESLLAILGPGELFGEMALFDPSPRTATATAVSETRLAGLKNESLNNLLRTRPEVSAQLLQALARRLRRTNDSLSDLVFSDVPGRVAKALLDLADRFGRPATDGVLVAHELTQEELAQLVGASRETVNKALAEFVQRGWLRLEARAVVILDMQRLRQRSR, from the coding sequence ATGGACATCGAGGTACTGCGCCGAGCACCACTTTTCGCCACGCTCGACGACGACGCATTCCGTCTGCTGACGGACGAGCTCACCGAGGTGGACCTCTCCCGCGGCGCGTCCGTCTTCCGCGAAGGCGACCAGGGTGACCAGCTCTACTTCATCGTCTCCGGCAAGGTGAAGCTGGGCCGCACGTCCCCGGACGGGCGCGAGTCCCTCTTGGCCATCCTTGGGCCGGGCGAACTGTTCGGCGAGATGGCCCTGTTCGACCCCAGCCCCCGCACAGCCACGGCCACGGCCGTTTCCGAGACCCGGCTGGCCGGGCTCAAGAACGAGAGCCTGAACAACCTCCTGCGCACCCGCCCCGAGGTTTCGGCCCAGCTGCTGCAGGCCCTGGCCCGCCGCCTCCGCCGCACCAACGACTCCCTGTCGGACCTCGTCTTCTCGGACGTCCCCGGCCGCGTGGCCAAGGCCCTCCTGGACCTCGCAGACCGCTTCGGCCGTCCCGCCACCGACGGCGTGCTGGTGGCCCACGAGCTCACCCAGGAAGAGCTGGCGCAGCTGGTGGGCGCCTCACGCGAAACCGTCAACAAGGCACTGGCCGAATTCGTCCAGCGGGGCTGGCTCCGCCTGGAAGCCCGCGCCGTCGTCATCCTGGACATGCAGCGCCTCCGCCAGCGCTCCCGCTAA
- a CDS encoding MarP family serine protease yields the protein MVGLTVLDLILILALLSYLVYGLRNGFLVTVGGLVGFAAGAVAAFFAVPLVSGFVADSGWRLTAIVAAAVVLVVLGHGLGTMVGRQVRGAVRIRPLRAVDRLVGGAVNVVVSALVMSMLAFSVSSLGVPVVSQQLAESKVIRFIDGLTPIPVKATMAQLRSTVIGNGIPTLIEGLGQGPTVPVPNASTDTPALNRAAASVLRIAGTAYECGQNQTGTGFVVSEDRVVTNAHVVAGVSQPVVEMPDGDAIPGRVVYFDSRHDLAVLAVDGLPAQPLPLSADLPGGSPAAFSGYPHGGPFQSKPATVQDIATVLVPDIYGNNPAPEDIYRLAGDVQPGNSGGPLLTTDGQVAGVIFAKATTDSDVGFAITMDELNPVAAQASSLSAPVSSGQCIQK from the coding sequence GTGGTCGGCTTGACTGTCCTGGACCTGATCCTGATCCTGGCGTTGCTGTCCTACCTGGTCTACGGGCTGCGTAACGGCTTCCTCGTCACTGTCGGCGGCCTGGTCGGCTTCGCGGCCGGCGCCGTCGCAGCCTTTTTCGCCGTCCCGCTGGTCAGCGGCTTCGTTGCGGACTCCGGCTGGAGGCTGACCGCCATCGTGGCTGCCGCCGTCGTACTGGTGGTGCTGGGCCACGGCTTGGGCACCATGGTGGGCCGGCAGGTCCGGGGCGCCGTGCGCATCCGCCCGCTCCGGGCCGTGGACCGGCTGGTGGGCGGCGCCGTGAACGTGGTGGTTTCGGCGCTGGTGATGTCCATGCTGGCGTTCAGCGTCAGCTCCCTGGGTGTGCCGGTGGTGTCCCAGCAGCTGGCTGAATCCAAGGTGATCCGCTTCATCGACGGACTGACCCCCATCCCCGTCAAGGCCACCATGGCGCAGCTGCGCTCCACGGTGATCGGCAACGGCATCCCCACCCTGATCGAAGGCCTCGGACAAGGCCCGACCGTTCCCGTGCCCAACGCCAGCACCGATACGCCCGCACTGAATCGTGCCGCCGCATCGGTGCTGCGCATCGCCGGAACTGCGTACGAATGCGGCCAGAACCAGACCGGCACCGGCTTTGTGGTGTCCGAGGACCGCGTGGTCACCAACGCGCACGTGGTGGCGGGCGTGTCGCAGCCCGTGGTGGAGATGCCCGACGGCGATGCCATCCCGGGGCGCGTGGTCTACTTCGACAGCAGGCACGACCTCGCGGTGCTGGCCGTTGACGGGTTGCCTGCGCAGCCGCTGCCCCTGTCGGCAGACCTTCCCGGCGGCAGTCCCGCCGCGTTCTCCGGCTACCCCCACGGCGGCCCGTTCCAGTCCAAGCCGGCCACGGTCCAGGACATCGCCACCGTCCTGGTGCCCGACATCTACGGCAACAACCCGGCACCCGAAGACATTTACCGGCTGGCCGGTGACGTGCAGCCGGGCAACTCCGGCGGACCGCTGCTCACCACCGACGGCCAGGTGGCCGGGGTTATTTTCGCCAAGGCCACAACGGACTCGGACGTGGGCTTCGCCATCACCATGGATGAGCTGAATCCGGTGGCAGCGCAGGCATCCTCCCTGAGCGCGCCGGTGTCCTCCGGCCAGTGCATCCAGAAGTAG